In Macaca fascicularis isolate 582-1 chromosome X, T2T-MFA8v1.1, one DNA window encodes the following:
- the TLR7 gene encoding toll-like receptor 7 isoform X1, which translates to MMFPVWTLKRQILILFNIILISKLLGARWFPKTLPCDVTLDVSKNHVIVDCTDKHLTEIPGGIPTNTTNLTLTINHIPDISPASFHRLVHLVEIDFRCNCVPIRLGSKSNMCPRRLQIKPRSFSGLTYLKSLYLDGNQLLEIPQGLPPSLQLLSLEANNIFSIRKENLTELANIEILYLGQNCYYRNPCYVSYSIEKDAFLNLTKLKVLSLKDNNVTTVPTVLPSTLTELYLYNNMIAEIQEDDFNNLNQLQILDLSGNCPRCYNAPFPCTPCKNNSPLQIPVNAFDALTELKVLRLHSNSLQHVPPRWFKNINNLQELDLSQNFLAKEIGDAKFLHFLPNLIQLDLSFNFELQVYRASMNLSQAFSSLKSLKILRIRGYVFKELKSFNLSPLHNLQNLEVLDLGTNFIKIGNLSMFKQFKRLKVIDLSVNKISPSGDSSEVGFCSNARTSVESYEPQVLEQLYYFRYDKYARSCRFKNKEASFTSVNESCYKYGQTLDLSKNSIFFIKSSDFQHLSFLKCLNLSGNLISQTLNGSEFQPLAELRYLDFSNNRLDLLHSTAFEELRKLEVLDISSNSHYFQSEGITHMLNFTKNLKVLQKLMMNDNDISSSTSRTMESESLRTLEFRGNHLDVLWRDGDNRYLQLFKNLLKLEELDISKNSLSFLPSGVFDGMPPNLKNLSLAKNGLKSFIWEKLRYLKNLETLDLSHNQLTTVPERLSNCSRSLKNLILKNNQIRSLTKYFLQDAFQLRYLDLSSNKIQMIQKTSFPENVLNNLKMLLLHHNRFLCTCDAVWFVWWVNHTEVTIPYLATDVTCVGPGAHKGQSVISLDLYTCELDLTNLILFSLSISVSLFLMVMMTASHLYFWDVWYIYHFCKAKIKGYQRLISPDCCYDAFIVYDTKDPAVTEWVLAELVAKLEDPREKHFNLCLEERDWLPGQPVLENLSQSIQLSKKTVFVMTDKYAKTENFKIAFYLSHQRLMDEKVDVIILIFLEKPFQKSKFLQLRKRLCGSSVLEWPTNPQAHPYFWQCLKNALATDNHVAYSQVFKETV; encoded by the coding sequence ATGTTTCCAGTGTGGACACTGAAGAGACAAATTCTTATCCTTTTTAACATAATCCTAATTTCCAAACTCCTTGGGGCTAGATGGTTCCCTAAAACTCTGCCCTGTGATGTCACTCTGGATGTTTCAAAGAACCATGTGATCGTGGACTGCACAGACAAGCATTTGACAGAAATTCCTGGAGGTATTCCCACCAACACTACGAACCTCACCCTCACCATTAACCACATACCAGACATCTCTCCAGCGTCCTTTCACAGACTGGTCCATCTGGTAGAGATCGATTTCAGATGCAACTGTGTACCTATTCGATTGGGGTCAAAAAGCAACATGTGCCCCAGGAGGCTGCAGATTAAACCCAGAAGCTTTAGTGGACTCACTTATTTAAAATCCCTTTACCTGGATGGAAACCAGCTTCTAGAGATACCGCAGGGCCTTCCACCCAGCTTACAGCTTCTCAGCCTTGAGGCCAACAACATCTTTTCCATCAGAAAAGAGAATCTAACAGAACTGGCCAACATAGAAATACTCTACCTGGGCCAAAACTGTTATTATCGAAATCCTTGTTATGTTTCATATTCAATAGAAAAAGATGCCTTCCTAAACTTGACAAAGTTAAAAGTGCTCTCCCTGAAAGATAACAATGTCACAACCGTCCCTACTGTTTTGCCATCTACTTTAACAGAACTATATCTCTACAACAACATGATTGCAGAAATCCAAGAAGATGATTTTAATAACCTCAACCAATTACAAATTCTTGACCTAAGTGGAAATTGCCCTCGTTGTTATAATGCCCCATTTCCTTGTACGCCATGTAAAAATAATTCTCCCCTACAGATCCCTGTAAATGCTTTTGATGCGCTGACAGAATTAAAAGTTTTACGTCTACACAGTAACTCTCTTCAGCATGTGCCCCCAAGATGGTTTAAGAACATCAACAATCTCCAGGAACTAGATCTGTCCCAAAACTTCTTGGCCAAAGAAATTGGGGATGCcaaatttctgcattttctcccCAACCTCATCCAATTGGATCTGTCTTTCAATTTTGAACTTCAGGTCTATCGTGCATCTATGAATCTATCACAAGCATTTTCTTCACTGAAAAGCCTGAAAATTCTGCGGATCAGAGGATATGTCTTCAAAGAGCTGAAAAGCTTTAACCTCTCTCCATTACATAATCTTCAAAATCTTGAAGTTCTTGATCTTGGTACTAACTTTATAAAAATTGGTAACCTCAGCAtgtttaaacaatttaaaagattGAAAGTCATAGATCTTTCAGTGAATAAAATATCACCTTCAGGAGATTCAAGTGAAGTTGGCTTCTGCTCAAATGCCAGAACTTCTGTAGAAAGTTATGAACCCCAGGTCCTGGAACAATTATATTATTTCAGATATGATAAGTATGCAAGGAGTTGCAGGTTCAAAAACAAAGAGGCTTCTTTCACGTCTGTTAATGAAAGCTGCTACAAGTATGGGCAGACCTTGGATCTAAgtaaaaatagtatattttttatCAAGTCCTCTGATTTTCAGCATCTTTCTTTCCTCAAATGCCTGAATTTGTCAGGAAATCTCATTAGCCAAACTCTTAATGGCAGTGAATTCCAACCTTTAGCAGAGCTGAGATATTTGGACTTCTCCAACAACCGGCTTGATTTACTCCATTCAACAGCATTTGAAGAGCTTCGCAAATTGGAAGTTCTGGATATAAGCAGTAATAGCCATTATTTTCAATCAGAAGGAATTACTCATATGCTAAACTTTACCAAGAACCTAAAGGTTCTGCAGAAACTGATGATGAACGACAATGACATCTCTTCCTCCACCAGCAGGACCATGGAGAGTGAGTCTCTTAGAACTCTGGAATTCAGAGGAAATCACTTAGATGTTTTATGGAGAGATGGTGATAACAGATACTTACAATTATTCAAGAATCTGCTAAAATTAGAGGAATTAGACATCTCTAAAAATTCCCTAAGTTTCTTGCCTTCTGGAGTTTTTGATGGTATGCCTCCAAATCTAAAGAATCTCTCTTTGGCCAAAAATGGGCTCAAATCTTTCATTTGGGAAAAACTCCGTTATCTAAAGAACCTGGAAACTTTGGACCTCAGCCACAACCAACTGACGACTGTCCCTGAGAGATTATCCAACTGTTCCAGAAGCCTCAAGAATCTGATTCTTAAGAATAATCAAATCAGGAGTCTGACGAAGTATTTTCTACAAGATGCCTTCCAGTTGCGATATCTGGATCTCAGCTCAAATAAAATCCAGATGATCCAAAAGACCAGCTTCCCAGAAAATGTCCTCAACAATCTGAAGATGTTGCTTTTGCATCATAATCGGTTTTTGTGCACCTGTGATGCTGTGTGGTTTGTCTGGTGGGTTAACCATACGGAGGTGACTATTCCTTACCTGGCCACAGACGTGACTTGCGTGGGGCCAGGAGCACACAAGGGCCAGAGTGTGATCTCCCTGGATCTGTATACCTGTGAGTTAGATCTGACTAACCTGATTCTGTTCTCACTTTCCATATCTGTATCTCTCTTTCTCATGGTGATGATGACAGCAAGTCACCTCTATTTCTGGGATGTGTGgtatatttaccatttctgtaAGGCCAAGATAAAGGGGTATCAGCGTCTAATATCACCAGACTGTTGCTATGATGCTTTCATTGTGTATGACACTAAAGACCCAGCTGTGACAGAGTGGGTTTTGGCTGAGCTGGTGGCCAAACTGGAAGACCCAAgagagaaacattttaatttatgtcTCGAGGAAAGGGACTGGTTACCAGGGCAGCCAGTTCTGGAAAACCTTTCCCAGAGCATACAGCTTAGCAAAAAGACAGTGTTTGTGATGACAGACAAGTATGCAAAGACCGAAAATTTTAAGATAGCATTTTACTTGTCCCATCAGAGGCTCATGGATGAAAAAGTTGATGTGATTATCTTGATATTTCTTGAGAAGCCCTTTCAGAAGTCCAAGTTCCTCCAGCTCCGGAAAAGACTCTGTGGGAGTTCTGTCCTTGAGTGGCCAACAAACCCGCAGGCTCACCCATACTTCTGGCAGTGTCTAAAGAACGCCCTGGCCACAGACAATCACGTGGCCTATAGTCAGGTGTTCAAGGAAACGGTCTAG
- the TLR7 gene encoding toll-like receptor 7 (The RefSeq protein has 1 substitution compared to this genomic sequence) — translation MMFPVWTLKRQILILFNIILISKLLGARWFPKTLPCDVTLDVSKNHVIVDCTDKHLTEIPGGIPTNTTNLTLTINHIPDISPASFHRLVHLVEIDFRCNCVPIRLGSKSNMCPRRLQIKPRSFSGLTYLKSLYLDGNQLLEIPQGLPPSLQLLSLEANNIFSIRKENLTELANIEILYLGQNCYYRNPCYVSYSIEKDAFLNLTKLKVLSLKDNNVTTVPTVLPSTLTELYLYNNMIAEIQEDDFNNLNQLQILDLSGNCPRCYNAPFPCTPCKNNSPLQIPVNAFDALTELKVLRLHSNSLQHVPPRWFKNINNLQELDLSQNFLAKEIGDAKFLHFLPNLIQLDLSFNFELQVYRASMNLSQAFSSLKSLKILRIRGYVFKELKSFNLSPLHNLQNLEVLDLGTNFIKIANLSMFKQFKRLKVIDLSVNKISPSGDSSEVGFCSNARTSVESYEPQVLEQLYYFRYDKYARSCRFKNKEASFTSVNESCYKYGQTLDLSKNSIFFIKSSDFQHLSFLKCLNLSGNLISQTLNGSEFQPLAELRYLDFSNNRLDLLHSTAFEELRKLEVLDISSNSHYFQSEGITHMLNFTKNLKVLQKLMMNDNDISSSTSRTMESESLRTLEFRGNHLDVLWRDGDNRYLQLFKNLLKLEELDISKNSLSFLPSGVFDGMPPNLKNLSLAKNGLKSFIWEKLRYLKNLETLDLSHNQLTTVPERLSNCSRSLKNLILKNNQIRSLTKYFLQDAFQLRYLDLSSNKIQMIQKTSFPENVLNNLKMLLLHHNRFLCTCDAVWFVWWVNHTEVTIPYLATDVTCVGPGAHKGQSVISLDLYTCELDLTNLILFSLSISVSLFLMVMMTASHLYFWDVWYIYHFCKAKIKGYQRLISPDCCYDAFIVYDTKDPAVTEWVLAELVAKLEDPREKHFNLCLEERDWLPGQPVLENLSQSIQLSKKTVFVMTDKYAKTENFKIAFYLSHQRLMDEKVDVIILIFLEKPFQKSKFLQLRKRLCGSSVLEWPTNPQAHPYFWQCLKNALATDNHVAYSQVFKETV, via the coding sequence ATGTTTCCAGTGTGGACACTGAAGAGACAAATTCTTATCCTTTTTAACATAATCCTAATTTCCAAACTCCTTGGGGCTAGATGGTTCCCTAAAACTCTGCCCTGTGATGTCACTCTGGATGTTTCAAAGAACCATGTGATCGTGGACTGCACAGACAAGCATTTGACAGAAATTCCTGGAGGTATTCCCACCAACACTACGAACCTCACCCTCACCATTAACCACATACCAGACATCTCTCCAGCGTCCTTTCACAGACTGGTCCATCTGGTAGAGATCGATTTCAGATGCAACTGTGTACCTATTCGATTGGGGTCAAAAAGCAACATGTGCCCCAGGAGGCTGCAGATTAAACCCAGAAGCTTTAGTGGACTCACTTATTTAAAATCCCTTTACCTGGATGGAAACCAGCTTCTAGAGATACCGCAGGGCCTTCCACCCAGCTTACAGCTTCTCAGCCTTGAGGCCAACAACATCTTTTCCATCAGAAAAGAGAATCTAACAGAACTGGCCAACATAGAAATACTCTACCTGGGCCAAAACTGTTATTATCGAAATCCTTGTTATGTTTCATATTCAATAGAAAAAGATGCCTTCCTAAACTTGACAAAGTTAAAAGTGCTCTCCCTGAAAGATAACAATGTCACAACCGTCCCTACTGTTTTGCCATCTACTTTAACAGAACTATATCTCTACAACAACATGATTGCAGAAATCCAAGAAGATGATTTTAATAACCTCAACCAATTACAAATTCTTGACCTAAGTGGAAATTGCCCTCGTTGTTATAATGCCCCATTTCCTTGTACGCCATGTAAAAATAATTCTCCCCTACAGATCCCTGTAAATGCTTTTGATGCGCTGACAGAATTAAAAGTTTTACGTCTACACAGTAACTCTCTTCAGCATGTGCCCCCAAGATGGTTTAAGAACATCAACAATCTCCAGGAACTAGATCTGTCCCAAAACTTCTTGGCCAAAGAAATTGGGGATGCcaaatttctgcattttctcccCAACCTCATCCAATTGGATCTGTCTTTCAATTTTGAACTTCAGGTCTATCGTGCATCTATGAATCTATCACAAGCATTTTCTTCACTGAAAAGCCTGAAAATTCTGCGGATCAGAGGATATGTCTTCAAAGAGCTGAAAAGCTTTAACCTCTCTCCATTACATAATCTTCAAAATCTTGAAGTTCTTGATCTTGGTACTAACTTTATAAAAATTGGTAACCTCAGCAtgtttaaacaatttaaaagattGAAAGTCATAGATCTTTCAGTGAATAAAATATCACCTTCAGGAGATTCAAGTGAAGTTGGCTTCTGCTCAAATGCCAGAACTTCTGTAGAAAGTTATGAACCCCAGGTCCTGGAACAATTATATTATTTCAGATATGATAAGTATGCAAGGAGTTGCAGGTTCAAAAACAAAGAGGCTTCTTTCACGTCTGTTAATGAAAGCTGCTACAAGTATGGGCAGACCTTGGATCTAAgtaaaaatagtatattttttatCAAGTCCTCTGATTTTCAGCATCTTTCTTTCCTCAAATGCCTGAATTTGTCAGGAAATCTCATTAGCCAAACTCTTAATGGCAGTGAATTCCAACCTTTAGCAGAGCTGAGATATTTGGACTTCTCCAACAACCGGCTTGATTTACTCCATTCAACAGCATTTGAAGAGCTTCGCAAATTGGAAGTTCTGGATATAAGCAGTAATAGCCATTATTTTCAATCAGAAGGAATTACTCATATGCTAAACTTTACCAAGAACCTAAAGGTTCTGCAGAAACTGATGATGAACGACAATGACATCTCTTCCTCCACCAGCAGGACCATGGAGAGTGAGTCTCTTAGAACTCTGGAATTCAGAGGAAATCACTTAGATGTTTTATGGAGAGATGGTGATAACAGATACTTACAATTATTCAAGAATCTGCTAAAATTAGAGGAATTAGACATCTCTAAAAATTCCCTAAGTTTCTTGCCTTCTGGAGTTTTTGATGGTATGCCTCCAAATCTAAAGAATCTCTCTTTGGCCAAAAATGGGCTCAAATCTTTCATTTGGGAAAAACTCCGTTATCTAAAGAACCTGGAAACTTTGGACCTCAGCCACAACCAACTGACGACTGTCCCTGAGAGATTATCCAACTGTTCCAGAAGCCTCAAGAATCTGATTCTTAAGAATAATCAAATCAGGAGTCTGACGAAGTATTTTCTACAAGATGCCTTCCAGTTGCGATATCTGGATCTCAGCTCAAATAAAATCCAGATGATCCAAAAGACCAGCTTCCCAGAAAATGTCCTCAACAATCTGAAGATGTTGCTTTTGCATCATAATCGGTTTTTGTGCACCTGTGATGCTGTGTGGTTTGTCTGGTGGGTTAACCATACGGAGGTGACTATTCCTTACCTGGCCACAGACGTGACTTGCGTGGGGCCAGGAGCACACAAGGGCCAGAGTGTGATCTCCCTGGATCTGTATACCTGTGAGTTAGATCTGACTAACCTGATTCTGTTCTCACTTTCCATATCTGTATCTCTCTTTCTCATGGTGATGATGACAGCAAGTCACCTCTATTTCTGGGATGTGTGgtatatttaccatttctgtaAGGCCAAGATAAAGGGGTATCAGCGTCTAATATCACCAGACTGTTGCTATGATGCTTTCATTGTGTATGACACTAAAGACCCAGCTGTGACAGAGTGGGTTTTGGCTGAGCTGGTGGCCAAACTGGAAGACCCAAgagagaaacattttaatttatgtcTCGAGGAAAGGGACTGGTTACCAGGGCAGCCAGTTCTGGAAAACCTTTCCCAGAGCATACAGCTTAGCAAAAAGACAGTGTTTGTGATGACAGACAAGTATGCAAAGACCGAAAATTTTAAGATAGCATTTTACTTGTCCCATCAGAGGCTCATGGATGAAAAAGTTGATGTGATTATCTTGATATTTCTTGAGAAGCCCTTTCAGAAGTCCAAGTTCCTCCAGCTCCGGAAAAGACTCTGTGGGAGTTCTGTCCTTGAGTGGCCAACAAACCCGCAGGCTCACCCATACTTCTGGCAGTGTCTAAAGAACGCCCTGGCCACAGACAATCACGTGGCCTATAGTCAGGTGTTCAAGGAAACGGTCTAG